TCGCAGGTAGTATATCTCAAGTTTAATTGAAATTATTAGACATAAGGTAAAATGAAAGAAATTGGAGTGAGTAATAGATAATAGTAAGGAGGTTATTATGAGATGTCCGTGGTGCGATTCAGATGAGCTTTACCGCAGCTATCATGATAAAGAGTGGGGTGTTCCTGCCAGAGATGACCGCACTCATTTTGAATTTCTGGTGCTGGAATCTGCTCAGGCAGGTTTAAGCGGGTACACTATTTTAAAGAAAAGAGAAAACTACCGGAA
The Candidatus Stygibacter australis genome window above contains:
- a CDS encoding DNA-3-methyladenine glycosylase I, with product MRCPWCDSDELYRSYHDKEWGVPARDDRTHFEFLVLESAQAGLSGYTILKKRENYRKAYDLKSSRNSRIH